A genome region from Maylandia zebra isolate NMK-2024a linkage group LG6, Mzebra_GT3a, whole genome shotgun sequence includes the following:
- the znf207b gene encoding BUB3-interacting and GLEBS motif-containing protein ZNF207b isoform X2 has protein sequence MGRKKKKQMKPWCWYCNRDFDDEKILIQHQKAKHFKCHICHKKLYTGPGLAIHCMQVHKETIDSVPNAIPGRTDIELEIYGMEGIPDKDMQERRRTLEQKSQESQKKKSNNQDDSDESDDDEAGPSAQQVTVVQAQAGYAAPMAQPGIPPVAGAPVIPPAGYQGMPPMMPGVPHMMHGMPPAMPGMPPGMMPMGGMMPPMMPGIPPVPPHIPPRPGIPHMAPAPAVTRPAAPAAQPAVTKPLFPSAAQAQQTVPGVAGASSSLSTAASTDPPKATFPAYTQPSVSSSSTSSNPSSSTVAKPPATVTSKPATLTTTSATSKLIHPDEDISLEEMKAQLPRYQRLAPRPGQAHVAAPPVAAVGGIMPPQQGLPPQQPGMRHPIHGQYGAPPQGMPGYMPGGMPPYGQGPPMVPPYQGGPPMGMRPPVMSPAGRY, from the exons ATGGGgcgaaaaaagaagaagcagatgAAGCCATGGTGCTG GTACTGTAATCGAGACTTCGACGATGAAAAGATCCTCATTCAGCATCAAAaggcaaaacattttaaatgccaCATTTGCCACAAGAAGTTGTACACTGGCCCTGGCTTGGCTATTCATTGCATGCAG GTGCACAAAGAGACGATTGACAGCGTACCAAATGCAATTCCAGGAAGAACAGACATCGAGCTGGAAATCTATGGCATGGAGGGAATTCcagataaagacatgcaggaacgAAGGCGAACGTTAGAACAGAAATCACAAG agagTCAAAAGAAGAAGTCAAACAATCAGGATGACTCTGATGagtctgatgatgatgaagctggACCGTCAGCTCAGCAGGTCACTGTGGTCCAGGCCCAGGCAGGTTATGCTGCCCCAATGGCACAACCTGGGATCCCTCCTGTGGCTGGAGCACCAGTGATTCCTCCTGCAGGATATCAAG GAATGCCTCCTATGATGCCCGGTGTTCCTCACATGATGCATGGCATGCCTCCTGCAATGCCTGGAATGCCACCAGG taTGATGCCAATGGGAGGGATGATGCCCCCAATGATGCCAGGGATACCCCCGG TCCCACCCCACATACCCCCAAGGCCAGGAATTCCTCACATGGCCCCAGCCCCTGCAGTCACTCGACCAGCCGCACCTGCGGCCCAGCCAGCTGTCACCAAACCTCTCTTCCCCAGTGCAGCACAG GCCCAGCAGACTGTTCCAGGAGTCGCAGGAGCTTCAAGTTCCCTCAGCACAGCTGCCTCCACTGACCCACCCAAAGCAACATTCCCTGCCTACACCCAGCCCTCTGTCTCTTCTTCTTCCACTTCTTCTAATCCCTCTAGCAGCACTGTGGCCAAACCCCCAGCCACAGTGACCAGTAAGCCTGCTACCCTCACCACCACGAGTGCAACTAGTAAGTTGATCCACCCTGATGAGGATATCTCACTG GAAGAGATGAAGGCCCAACTTCCTCGTTACCAGCGTCTTGCACCAAGACCTGGTCAGGCCCATGTGGCTGCTCCCCCAGTGGCAGCTGTGGGTGGTATAATGCCCCCACAGCAAGGCTTGCCACCACAGCAGCCTGGCATGAGGCATCCCATACATG GTCAGTATGGTGCCCCTCCTCAGGGCATGCCAGGCTACATGCCTGGAGGGATGCCTCCATATGGGCAGGGGCCTCCCATGGTGCCCCCTTACCAGGGAGGCCCTCCCATGGGTATGAGGCCTCCCGTCATGTCTCCGGCTGGACGCtactga
- the znf207b gene encoding BUB3-interacting and GLEBS motif-containing protein ZNF207b isoform X1 codes for MGRKKKKQMKPWCWYCNRDFDDEKILIQHQKAKHFKCHICHKKLYTGPGLAIHCMQVHKETIDSVPNAIPGRTDIELEIYGMEGIPDKDMQERRRTLEQKSQESQKKKSNNQDDSDESDDDEAGPSAQQVTVVQAQAGYAAPMAQPGIPPVAGAPVIPPAGYQGMPPMMPGVPHMMHGMPPAMPGMPPGMMPMGGMMPPMMPGIPPAVPPHIPPRPGIPHMAPAPAVTRPAAPAAQPAVTKPLFPSAAQAQQTVPGVAGASSSLSTAASTDPPKATFPAYTQPSVSSSSTSSNPSSSTVAKPPATVTSKPATLTTTSATSKLIHPDEDISLEEMKAQLPRYQRLAPRPGQAHVAAPPVAAVGGIMPPQQGLPPQQPGMRHPIHGQYGAPPQGMPGYMPGGMPPYGQGPPMVPPYQGGPPMGMRPPVMSPAGRY; via the exons ATGGGgcgaaaaaagaagaagcagatgAAGCCATGGTGCTG GTACTGTAATCGAGACTTCGACGATGAAAAGATCCTCATTCAGCATCAAAaggcaaaacattttaaatgccaCATTTGCCACAAGAAGTTGTACACTGGCCCTGGCTTGGCTATTCATTGCATGCAG GTGCACAAAGAGACGATTGACAGCGTACCAAATGCAATTCCAGGAAGAACAGACATCGAGCTGGAAATCTATGGCATGGAGGGAATTCcagataaagacatgcaggaacgAAGGCGAACGTTAGAACAGAAATCACAAG agagTCAAAAGAAGAAGTCAAACAATCAGGATGACTCTGATGagtctgatgatgatgaagctggACCGTCAGCTCAGCAGGTCACTGTGGTCCAGGCCCAGGCAGGTTATGCTGCCCCAATGGCACAACCTGGGATCCCTCCTGTGGCTGGAGCACCAGTGATTCCTCCTGCAGGATATCAAG GAATGCCTCCTATGATGCCCGGTGTTCCTCACATGATGCATGGCATGCCTCCTGCAATGCCTGGAATGCCACCAGG taTGATGCCAATGGGAGGGATGATGCCCCCAATGATGCCAGGGATACCCCCGG CAGTCCCACCCCACATACCCCCAAGGCCAGGAATTCCTCACATGGCCCCAGCCCCTGCAGTCACTCGACCAGCCGCACCTGCGGCCCAGCCAGCTGTCACCAAACCTCTCTTCCCCAGTGCAGCACAG GCCCAGCAGACTGTTCCAGGAGTCGCAGGAGCTTCAAGTTCCCTCAGCACAGCTGCCTCCACTGACCCACCCAAAGCAACATTCCCTGCCTACACCCAGCCCTCTGTCTCTTCTTCTTCCACTTCTTCTAATCCCTCTAGCAGCACTGTGGCCAAACCCCCAGCCACAGTGACCAGTAAGCCTGCTACCCTCACCACCACGAGTGCAACTAGTAAGTTGATCCACCCTGATGAGGATATCTCACTG GAAGAGATGAAGGCCCAACTTCCTCGTTACCAGCGTCTTGCACCAAGACCTGGTCAGGCCCATGTGGCTGCTCCCCCAGTGGCAGCTGTGGGTGGTATAATGCCCCCACAGCAAGGCTTGCCACCACAGCAGCCTGGCATGAGGCATCCCATACATG GTCAGTATGGTGCCCCTCCTCAGGGCATGCCAGGCTACATGCCTGGAGGGATGCCTCCATATGGGCAGGGGCCTCCCATGGTGCCCCCTTACCAGGGAGGCCCTCCCATGGGTATGAGGCCTCCCGTCATGTCTCCGGCTGGACGCtactga
- the LOC101483060 gene encoding uncharacterized protein LOC101483060 isoform X2 yields MTAHSEIRFLKRHEGESVVLPCEIEHRDPSPLGVYLKRTWLNHKEVLFKYTKEDFTVDNSADKSRISVSGDPSLYSLNITISQLNASDTDRYYCEFVVENLSSADEKIPSKTEFFLLVGADVPESVDTYPEYVIERCAGGSAVLPCLPQRGEGLAVEGVILKRQKGRGPVELLYNSKQHHSGSRSSSSSQFPVERVQLSSAPGPGGITYNLTLQQLQPEDSALYSCQLLLHGQPDSSTSLGRRVFFISVQGGHWCGCSSYSSLLYVLSSAVGVLLLLLLLTGCVLCKGKARHNAKSHSPAPIYEEMKSPSQKEAPLRLKDIGCSEYRDSPAKRSSSENHYETPRAALNSIKT; encoded by the exons ATGACAG CTCACAGTGAGATTCGCTTCTTGAAGCGGCATGAGGGTGAATCTGTCGTTCTTCCCTGTGAGATTGAACACAGGGACCCATCGCCCTTGGGAGTCTACCTGAAACGCACCTGGCTGAATCATAAAGAAGTGCTGTTCAAGTACACCAAGGAAGACTTTACAGTTGACAATTCTGCTGACAAAAGCCGCATTAGCGTCAGTGGAGACCCGAGCCTTTATTCTCTGAATATCACCATCTCTCAGCTGAACGCCAGCGACACAGACCGCTACTACTGCGAGTTTGTCGTGGAAAAtctttcctctgcagatgaaaaGATACCATCAAAGACGGAATTCTTCCTCCTTGTTGGTGCTG ATGTCCCTGAGTCAGTGGACACTTATCCAGAGTACGTGATAGAGAGATGTGCTGGGGGTTCGGCGGTACTCCCCTGCCTCCCCCAACGTGGGGAAGGCTTGGCCGTGGAGGGGGTGATTCTAAAGAGGCAGAAGGGTCGGGGACCTGTAGAGCTGCTGTACAACTCAAAGCAGCACCACAGCGGCAGCcgttcttcctcctcctctcagttCCCTGTTGAGAGGGTCCAGTTGTCCTCTGCGCCCGGCCCCGGCGGCATCACCTACAACCTCAccctgcagcagctgcagccagAAGACAGTGCTTTGTACAGCTGCCAGCTGCTTCTGCACGGTCAACCCGATAGCAGTACCAGCCTAGGGAGACGTGTATTCTTTATTTCTGTACAAG GTGGTCATTGGTGCGGTTGCTCCAGTTACTCCTCTCTGCTGTACGTTTTGTCATCAGCTGTGGgcgttctcctcctcctcctgctcctcactGGATGTGTGTTATGTAAA GGCAAAGCACGCCACAATGCGAAGTCACATAGTCCGGCCCCTATCTACGAGGAGATGAAGTCTCCCAGTCAAAAAGAGGCCCCTCTCCGTCTGAAGGACATAGGGTGCTCCGAGTACAGAGACAGCCCAGCAAAGAGATCCTCGTCAGAGAACCACTATGAAACTCCAAGAGCAGCTCTCAACAGCATCAAAACCTAG
- the LOC101483060 gene encoding uncharacterized protein LOC101483060 isoform X1 → MIWIQYLAFLWAVVITQIGFAHSEIRFLKRHEGESVVLPCEIEHRDPSPLGVYLKRTWLNHKEVLFKYTKEDFTVDNSADKSRISVSGDPSLYSLNITISQLNASDTDRYYCEFVVENLSSADEKIPSKTEFFLLVGADVPESVDTYPEYVIERCAGGSAVLPCLPQRGEGLAVEGVILKRQKGRGPVELLYNSKQHHSGSRSSSSSQFPVERVQLSSAPGPGGITYNLTLQQLQPEDSALYSCQLLLHGQPDSSTSLGRRVFFISVQGGHWCGCSSYSSLLYVLSSAVGVLLLLLLLTGCVLCKGKARHNAKSHSPAPIYEEMKSPSQKEAPLRLKDIGCSEYRDSPAKRSSSENHYETPRAALNSIKT, encoded by the exons ATGATTTGGATCCAATACCTTGCTTTTTTGTGGGCTGTAGTCATCACGCAGATTGGGTTTG CTCACAGTGAGATTCGCTTCTTGAAGCGGCATGAGGGTGAATCTGTCGTTCTTCCCTGTGAGATTGAACACAGGGACCCATCGCCCTTGGGAGTCTACCTGAAACGCACCTGGCTGAATCATAAAGAAGTGCTGTTCAAGTACACCAAGGAAGACTTTACAGTTGACAATTCTGCTGACAAAAGCCGCATTAGCGTCAGTGGAGACCCGAGCCTTTATTCTCTGAATATCACCATCTCTCAGCTGAACGCCAGCGACACAGACCGCTACTACTGCGAGTTTGTCGTGGAAAAtctttcctctgcagatgaaaaGATACCATCAAAGACGGAATTCTTCCTCCTTGTTGGTGCTG ATGTCCCTGAGTCAGTGGACACTTATCCAGAGTACGTGATAGAGAGATGTGCTGGGGGTTCGGCGGTACTCCCCTGCCTCCCCCAACGTGGGGAAGGCTTGGCCGTGGAGGGGGTGATTCTAAAGAGGCAGAAGGGTCGGGGACCTGTAGAGCTGCTGTACAACTCAAAGCAGCACCACAGCGGCAGCcgttcttcctcctcctctcagttCCCTGTTGAGAGGGTCCAGTTGTCCTCTGCGCCCGGCCCCGGCGGCATCACCTACAACCTCAccctgcagcagctgcagccagAAGACAGTGCTTTGTACAGCTGCCAGCTGCTTCTGCACGGTCAACCCGATAGCAGTACCAGCCTAGGGAGACGTGTATTCTTTATTTCTGTACAAG GTGGTCATTGGTGCGGTTGCTCCAGTTACTCCTCTCTGCTGTACGTTTTGTCATCAGCTGTGGgcgttctcctcctcctcctgctcctcactGGATGTGTGTTATGTAAA GGCAAAGCACGCCACAATGCGAAGTCACATAGTCCGGCCCCTATCTACGAGGAGATGAAGTCTCCCAGTCAAAAAGAGGCCCCTCTCCGTCTGAAGGACATAGGGTGCTCCGAGTACAGAGACAGCCCAGCAAAGAGATCCTCGTCAGAGAACCACTATGAAACTCCAAGAGCAGCTCTCAACAGCATCAAAACCTAG